From one Larimichthys crocea isolate SSNF chromosome XVIII, L_crocea_2.0, whole genome shotgun sequence genomic stretch:
- the LOC104931043 gene encoding Golgi reassembly-stacking protein 2, whose product MGGTQSVEIPGGGTEGYHVLRVQENSPGHRAGLEPFFDFIISISDTRLNKDNDTLKEMLRINVERPVKMLLYSSKTLAVRETTVIPSNMWGGQGLLGVSIRFCSFEGVNENVWHVLEVEPNSPAAVAGLRPHSDYIIGADTVMNESEDLFSVIETFEGKELKLYVYNTDTDNCRELVITPNCDWGGEGSLGCGIGYGYLHRIPTLPFLEGKKISFQAETPSEPAPPPKDGFTEVHLSAVVPTVPVAVSSSASTGLEQSLSSLSVSSNPTAVVSNLHTGVPTVPLTNQVPSPQSVPLSINPAVTLPGLMPLPGGLPPFPNLPNLNISMPDVGQVLPPGVGGFHHAGLPPLSLPGVVPGATLPPSDCVLPPVAANAGQGTTFPYSTIQMNSTLTKSTIPSSVTTCESINITMTADSS is encoded by the exons ATGGGAGGGACCCAGAGCGTGGAGATCCCCGGCGGAGGGACGGAAGGCTACCACGTCCTCAGA gtacAAGAGAATTCCCCCGGTCACCGTGCAGGACTGGAGCCCTTCTTTGATTTCATCATTTCCATTTCTGACACTAGACTG AACAAGGACAATGACACCCTGAAAGAGATGTTGAGGATTAACGTGGAGCGGCCCGTCAAGATGCTGTTATACAGCAGCAAGACTCTGGCAGTGAGGGAGACCACTGTCATACCTAGCAACATGTGGGGCGGCCAGGGGCTGCTCGGGGTCAGCATTCGCTTCTGCAGCTTTGAGGGAGTCAATGAAAATGTCTGGCATGTTTTG GAAGTGGAGCCAAACTCTCCTGCAGCTGTGGCTGGTTTGAGGCCCCACAGTGACTACATTATAGGAGCCGACACCGTCATGAACGAG AGTGAAGATCTGTTCTCCGTCATTGAAACGTTTGAAGGGAAGGAGCTGAAGCTGTACGTCTACAACACGGATACAGACAACTGTCGCGAGTTGGTCATCACTCCAAACTGTGACTGGGGTGGAGAGGGCAG TCTAGGATGTGGGATTGGCTATGGCTACCTGCACAGGATACCCACACTGCCGTTTTTAGAGGGCAAGAAGATCAGTTTCCAAGCAGAGACTCCCAGTGAACCAGCTCCTCCACCTAAAGATGGCTTCACAGAG GTCCACCTCTCTGCCGTCGTTCCAACCGTTCCAGTTGCCGTGTCTTCTTCTGCATCAACTGGATTAGAGCAGTCTCTGTCCAGCTTGTCAGTCAGCTCTAACCCGACCGCTGTCGTTAGCAATTTGCACACAG gAGTTCCTACTGTCCCACTGACCAACCAAGTCCCCTCCCCACAAAGCGTTCCCCTGTCTATCAATCCTGCTGTCACACTACCAG GTTTAATGCCCTTACCTGGAGGTCTTCCACCCTTTCCTAATTTACcaaatctaaatatcagcatgcCAGATGTGGGCCAAGTATTGCCACCTGGAGTTGGTGGATTCCATCATGCAg GTCTTCCACCTCTCAGCCTGCCGGGTGTGGTACCTGGTGCAACCCTGCCACCATCGGACTGTGTCCTTCCCCCAGTTGCTGCTAATGCAGGACAGGGCACCACATTTCCCTACTCCACCATCCAAATGAACAGTACACTGACTAAAAGCACCATCCCGTCATCAGTGACCACCTGTGAATCAATAAATATCACAATGACTGCAGACTCATCTTAG